A DNA window from Maribellus comscasis contains the following coding sequences:
- a CDS encoding serine hydrolase domain-containing protein, whose translation MKMSFTIVLMCLIGNLAAQQHSVIEEFLQTQMSEYHIPALSVAIIQNGEIKIKKTYGNANLEYSIPNTDTTAFPLASVTKLISATAIMTLVQEGKLNLYEKVRHYLPELPETWNNMKVIDLVAHQSGIADLLALQIEFPSLQSALDTAASRPLDFEPGTKTVYAGGDYAAVMKLIEKISGLGFQAFLQNFFEKLDMGHTVFNNMEQDFIYRTYDVIPYAATVYKWDNEQSRQRIFSMMFPSWTYPSGGLFSSISDLAKWVVALDKNTLLKPEFSEMMWTPAKLQSGEDSPFGVGWIVDKHNGEKATGHSGGPALADIVRLPEKKITVIVLTNQLELRPFLSMKVLDFYLNNK comes from the coding sequence ATGAAAATGTCATTCACAATAGTATTAATGTGCCTGATTGGTAACTTAGCTGCTCAGCAACACTCAGTCATCGAAGAGTTTCTACAAACTCAAATGTCGGAATATCATATTCCGGCTTTATCAGTTGCCATAATTCAGAATGGCGAAATAAAAATAAAAAAGACATATGGTAATGCGAATCTGGAGTATTCCATTCCAAATACCGACACCACTGCTTTTCCACTGGCTTCGGTTACCAAATTAATCTCAGCAACAGCAATAATGACGCTTGTTCAGGAAGGTAAACTTAATTTATATGAAAAAGTAAGACATTACCTGCCAGAGTTACCCGAGACCTGGAATAATATGAAGGTAATTGATTTGGTTGCTCATCAATCGGGAATTGCTGATCTGCTGGCGTTGCAAATTGAATTTCCTTCGTTGCAAAGCGCTTTAGATACCGCTGCCTCCCGTCCGTTGGATTTTGAACCCGGAACAAAAACGGTTTACGCCGGAGGTGATTATGCCGCAGTTATGAAATTGATTGAAAAAATATCGGGACTCGGGTTTCAGGCTTTTCTCCAGAATTTTTTTGAAAAGCTGGATATGGGACACACGGTTTTTAATAACATGGAACAGGATTTTATTTACCGAACCTATGATGTAATACCTTACGCGGCAACCGTATATAAATGGGATAACGAACAAAGCAGACAACGAATATTTTCGATGATGTTTCCTTCCTGGACTTATCCTTCCGGTGGATTATTTTCATCCATATCCGACCTGGCAAAGTGGGTGGTTGCACTCGATAAAAATACGCTCCTGAAACCAGAATTCTCAGAAATGATGTGGACGCCTGCTAAACTGCAAAGTGGTGAAGATTCACCGTTTGGAGTGGGTTGGATTGTCGATAAACATAATGGAGAAAAAGCCACCGGCCACAGCGGAGGTCCGGCGTTGGCAGATATTGTCCGACTTCCGGAGAAAAAAATAACGGTCATTGTGCTTACAAATCAACTTGAACTCCGCCCTTTTCTTTCAATGAAAGTACTCGACTTTTACTTGAACAACAAATAA
- a CDS encoding T9SS type A sorting domain-containing protein, whose amino-acid sequence MKTIKQIILVLLLFPNVMVSAQQFWLTTNEFWGGPKTGITISNDSVILVSTMNSVLRSTDECYSLETVLNAKPISTVFSAQAGLILAGGKGKIYYSEDNGSNWDSVAINSTFPVTQFVENINGELFAITGIEDEGDGVFYSGDKGRTWEQRNNGLGAYLGCRKIAIDRNNRLYLAVSDFYESWYGGFYFSENNGISWEKISITSDSLANPVKVGIPYNLSVLPNDSVYISFKGISYNAFLSLNLYKSIDEIKSNSSWNVMKFRESNNWWEDTPINSIHQSQNGDWYSSLNGAIHQGGTCFSHNGKSWEILDYGLGTDTMNARNEQHFVETSNGRIFMIQYMDERIYKTDTSIVTSTPKPIEVNPNFNIYPNPIRKGESFTLEMDKYNDAPEISVYEISGKKLFYTRAYNTKINIPAPVKEGIYIVSVRKGYSEKALKIVVN is encoded by the coding sequence ATGAAAACAATTAAACAAATTATTTTAGTTCTGTTGCTGTTTCCAAACGTTATGGTTTCGGCACAACAATTCTGGTTAACAACCAATGAATTTTGGGGTGGCCCAAAAACCGGCATCACAATTTCAAATGACTCTGTTATTTTAGTTAGTACTATGAATTCGGTTTTAAGAAGTACTGATGAATGTTATAGTCTGGAAACGGTACTCAATGCCAAACCTATTTCCACTGTATTTTCGGCGCAGGCCGGGTTAATACTTGCCGGAGGAAAAGGGAAGATTTATTATTCTGAAGATAACGGATCGAACTGGGATTCTGTTGCGATTAACAGTACTTTTCCCGTCACTCAGTTTGTTGAAAATATCAATGGTGAACTATTCGCAATTACCGGGATAGAAGATGAAGGAGACGGAGTTTTTTATTCAGGAGATAAAGGTCGAACATGGGAACAGAGAAACAATGGATTAGGTGCTTATCTGGGATGCCGTAAAATTGCCATCGATAGAAACAACCGCTTGTATTTAGCTGTATCCGATTTTTATGAATCCTGGTACGGAGGGTTTTATTTTTCAGAAAACAATGGAATTTCGTGGGAGAAGATTTCCATTACCAGTGATTCCCTCGCCAATCCGGTAAAAGTTGGAATTCCTTACAATCTTTCAGTGCTTCCCAATGACAGTGTTTATATAAGTTTCAAGGGTATTTCTTATAATGCCTTTTTGTCTTTAAATCTTTATAAAAGTATCGATGAAATTAAATCTAATTCATCGTGGAACGTAATGAAGTTTAGAGAATCAAACAACTGGTGGGAAGATACCCCGATCAATTCAATTCACCAGTCACAAAATGGCGATTGGTACAGCTCGCTTAACGGTGCAATACATCAGGGAGGAACCTGCTTCTCACACAACGGGAAATCATGGGAAATTCTCGATTACGGTTTAGGTACAGATACTATGAATGCGCGAAATGAACAACATTTTGTGGAAACTTCAAACGGGCGGATATTTATGATTCAGTACATGGACGAACGAATTTACAAAACAGATACCAGTATTGTTACCAGTACTCCAAAACCGATTGAAGTAAACCCAAACTTCAATATTTATCCAAATCCTATTCGAAAAGGGGAAAGTTTCACCCTGGAAATGGACAAGTACAACGACGCCCCAGAAATCTCTGTTTACGAAATAAGCGGGAAAAAACTTTTTTACACCCGGGCATATAATACTAAAATTAATATTCCGGCTCCTGTAAAAGAAGGAATTTATATTGTTTCAGTCAGAAAAGGTTATTCAGAAAAAGCGCTGAAAATTGTTGTGAATTAG
- a CDS encoding serine hydrolase domain-containing protein: MKTIFTNIILFLLVQNSFPQNINIDKIDILLKEFVEERFFSGVVLIGTSNEILYTKTIGFADWEKQIPNEVSTNFNIASIGKVFTATLIMQLVENNVLSLDDAISKWLPEYNLPDSLTIFDVITHSAGTGNYMMHKHYDERIVTMHSLDSVMNLVSEQIRNNPIHNGRFEYSNSGYIILGRIIEKATGHNYQETLQKFIFAKTNIKKSYIHHPATFIAPGEAIPYIPITKDCFLNDIDSETPGFSDGGMQSNVLDMYSFLSALLKNTMLTSETLGGMWEARREVNNNSQMALGWFIYNSQGKELIGHNGGGRGFSSSIRISKEDDLILIAVANTKTSTVDLLNGLFDLYKTGVCEIPEMYPQYKLMEIVNERGINHISRNFSQVMLEINTPHSLKERDFVEWLYLLGRMKMEDELLVVFDLARKEFPENPSIWFSAIESLMNTDIRKAQELFDVAVNRWENNPYANYLQVKLNRNFKN, translated from the coding sequence ATGAAAACAATATTCACGAATATCATTCTTTTTCTATTAGTACAAAACTCCTTTCCCCAAAATATTAATATAGATAAGATTGACATACTTTTAAAGGAATTTGTAGAAGAAAGGTTCTTTAGTGGGGTAGTTTTGATAGGAACATCAAATGAGATTTTATACACAAAGACAATTGGTTTTGCAGATTGGGAAAAACAAATTCCAAATGAAGTTTCGACCAATTTCAATATTGCTTCAATAGGTAAAGTCTTTACAGCAACCCTGATTATGCAACTTGTTGAAAATAACGTATTATCATTGGATGACGCTATTAGCAAGTGGCTACCTGAATACAACTTGCCAGACTCATTAACGATTTTTGATGTAATCACACATTCTGCAGGAACTGGAAATTACATGATGCATAAACATTATGATGAACGAATTGTAACAATGCATTCCTTGGATTCTGTTATGAACCTTGTCTCTGAGCAAATTCGAAACAATCCAATTCATAACGGTCGGTTTGAATATTCCAATTCGGGCTATATTATTTTGGGTAGAATTATTGAGAAAGCGACAGGACATAATTATCAGGAAACATTGCAAAAGTTCATTTTTGCAAAAACAAACATCAAAAAATCATATATTCATCATCCTGCAACTTTTATAGCTCCAGGCGAAGCTATTCCATATATTCCAATTACAAAAGACTGTTTTTTAAACGATATTGACTCAGAAACGCCTGGATTTAGTGATGGTGGAATGCAATCAAATGTACTGGATATGTACAGTTTCCTTTCAGCACTACTAAAAAACACAATGTTAACTTCTGAAACACTTGGGGGTATGTGGGAAGCAAGGAGAGAAGTAAACAATAACAGTCAAATGGCTTTGGGTTGGTTTATTTATAATTCTCAGGGAAAGGAATTGATAGGGCATAATGGAGGAGGAAGAGGATTTTCTTCAAGTATTAGAATTTCCAAAGAAGATGATCTTATTTTAATCGCAGTGGCAAATACCAAGACCAGTACTGTAGATTTGTTAAACGGTTTATTTGACTTGTATAAGACCGGAGTTTGCGAGATACCGGAAATGTATCCACAATATAAACTGATGGAAATTGTGAACGAGAGGGGGATTAATCATATCTCAAGGAATTTTAGTCAGGTAATGTTAGAAATCAATACTCCTCACAGTTTAAAAGAGAGAGATTTTGTTGAGTGGCTTTATTTACTTGGCAGAATGAAAATGGAAGATGAACTTTTAGTCGTTTTTGATCTCGCGAGAAAGGAATTTCCGGAAAATCCCAGTATTTGGTTCTCTGCAATAGAGTCATTAATGAATACTGATATCAGAAAAGCGCAAGAACTATTTGATGTAGCAGTCAATCGTTGGGAGAATAATCCTTATGCCAATTATCTGCAAGTAAAATTGAATAGAAATTTTAAGAATTAG
- a CDS encoding DUF1593 domain-containing protein, with product MRMVINGQATTDFSPKWIPTQSLSPPGKALYKLPDYLKSVSFPRNVEAEGEMDSITPGSQHIVKVLLDESDNQPIWIQAWGGTNTIARALKTIEKEHPEKMSYVANKIRFFFIWEQDSTYQSNIRPHWEKYNILTIINDQFLAIAYEWNKILPKDKQAYFNGEWMRSHIPERHGPLCSLYKAHIKGSQGLAGDISFSDNGFRSEGDSPAFLHNINTGLRNMESPDFAGWGGRYVNVRGNTWLDPVPATGYEYPDERWYSTTAWGRKCMRETYPEDQDMMKTYFRPIARWLMLSKMILLYVQTGV from the coding sequence ATGCGCATGGTCATAAATGGGCAGGCGACGACTGACTTTTCCCCTAAATGGATACCTACACAAAGTTTATCGCCACCTGGTAAAGCACTATATAAGTTACCCGACTACCTGAAATCAGTTTCCTTCCCAAGAAATGTTGAAGCAGAAGGAGAAATGGATTCAATCACTCCCGGTTCACAACACATTGTTAAAGTCCTGCTCGACGAATCGGATAATCAACCCATTTGGATTCAGGCGTGGGGAGGCACCAACACCATTGCCCGGGCATTAAAAACAATAGAAAAAGAGCATCCTGAAAAAATGAGTTATGTGGCCAATAAAATTCGTTTCTTTTTTATTTGGGAACAGGATTCTACTTATCAGTCAAACATCAGGCCACATTGGGAAAAGTACAATATTCTTACCATCATTAATGACCAGTTTTTGGCTATTGCCTACGAATGGAATAAAATACTTCCTAAAGACAAACAAGCTTATTTCAACGGGGAATGGATGAGATCACACATTCCTGAACGTCATGGTCCGCTATGTTCCCTTTATAAGGCTCATATAAAAGGAAGTCAGGGCCTTGCGGGAGATATATCTTTTTCTGACAATGGTTTTAGGTCAGAGGGAGATTCCCCGGCTTTTTTGCACAACATTAATACCGGGTTACGAAACATGGAATCACCCGATTTTGCCGGATGGGGTGGCCGTTACGTAAACGTGCGCGGCAACACATGGCTCGATCCTGTGCCAGCAACAGGTTATGAATACCCGGACGAAAGGTGGTATTCAACAACTGCCTGGGGAAGGAAATGCATGCGTGAAACTTACCCGGAGGATCAGGATATGATGAAGACATATTTCAGACCCATTGCCCGATGGCTGATGCTTTCCAAAATGATTTTGCTGTACGTGCAGACTGGTGTGTAA
- a CDS encoding LacI family DNA-binding transcriptional regulator: MGNRHTSLKDLAKELNVSISTVSRALKDHPDISREMKEKVKRLAMEKNYSPNPLAMGLLKQETRMIGVIVPDLVTHFYASIISGIESYANEKGYFILISSSNESYLKEEESIKNLLKARVEGLIICMSSETTDISHFETLLKQNIPLVFFDRVCLPNQVSSVTVNNKEAAEKITRHFYQQGYRRIAFISGPSHLNISKERMDGYLSGMEDSGLPITRELIEKCDLSYDSASSAMKRLLDLENPPDAVFGINDTVAFAAMKKIRERGYRIPDDIGLVGFTDDFHATVVEPPLTSITHPTFETGRKAAELFFERIQTSTSPRTVILKTNLVERESSVKIK; the protein is encoded by the coding sequence ATGGGGAATCGACATACATCACTAAAGGATCTTGCAAAAGAATTGAACGTTTCTATTTCCACCGTTTCCAGGGCTTTGAAAGATCATCCGGATATTAGCCGGGAGATGAAAGAGAAAGTTAAGCGACTGGCAATGGAAAAAAATTACAGTCCAAATCCTTTGGCAATGGGCTTACTAAAACAGGAAACACGCATGATTGGTGTTATAGTCCCTGACCTGGTAACCCACTTTTATGCATCGATAATTTCAGGAATTGAAAGTTATGCGAACGAAAAGGGCTATTTTATATTAATCTCAAGTTCAAACGAGTCATACTTAAAGGAAGAAGAATCGATCAAAAATTTATTAAAAGCCCGGGTGGAAGGATTGATAATTTGTATGAGCAGCGAGACGACCGACATTTCTCATTTTGAAACATTGTTGAAGCAGAATATCCCACTGGTATTTTTTGACCGCGTTTGTCTTCCAAATCAGGTTTCATCGGTAACCGTTAACAATAAAGAGGCGGCAGAAAAGATAACACGGCATTTTTACCAGCAGGGCTATCGACGAATCGCCTTTATTTCGGGTCCGTCGCATCTGAATATTTCCAAAGAAAGAATGGATGGTTATTTGTCAGGTATGGAAGATTCAGGACTACCGATAACAAGAGAACTGATTGAAAAATGTGATTTAAGCTATGACTCAGCCAGCAGTGCAATGAAACGTTTACTGGACTTGGAGAATCCTCCAGATGCGGTTTTTGGAATTAATGATACCGTTGCCTTTGCCGCAATGAAAAAAATAAGGGAACGAGGATATCGAATTCCGGACGACATCGGACTAGTTGGTTTTACCGATGATTTTCATGCCACCGTAGTAGAGCCACCGCTCACTTCCATTACGCATCCAACTTTTGAAACGGGGCGTAAGGCAGCTGAATTATTTTTTGAAAGAATTCAAACATCCACCTCTCCACGAACTGTAATCTTAAAAACAAATCTGGTGGAAAGGGAATCGTCGGTAAAAATTAAGTAG
- a CDS encoding aldo/keto reductase, with translation MEKTKQLGNSGLQCPRIIYGTSYLGNLYRELTKEEKFSIIKEWFRVSDGRVMIDSAGKYGAGLALEVIGEGLGKLNVAPDDILISNKLGWFRVPLTTKEPTFEPGAWANLKHDAVQKISYSGILECWEQGCELLGGRYKPLIVSVHDPDEYLEAATDAADREARLNDILGAYKALFELKEKGEVKAVGIGSKDWLVIKELYEKVKFDWVMFANKFTLFHHPKPVVDFIGQLGKDSVCIINSAIFNAGFITGGEYFDYRIVNRSDPEDKHLFDWRDKLFAICEKHNVTPGEACLKFSFSAPQVCSVALNPSKPKRMAGNKEILKMELPAEFWQDLKNESVIDSNYKYL, from the coding sequence ATGGAAAAGACAAAACAACTTGGGAATTCAGGTTTACAATGCCCAAGGATAATTTACGGAACAAGTTATTTGGGAAATTTATACCGGGAGCTAACAAAAGAAGAAAAGTTTTCAATCATAAAAGAATGGTTTCGGGTGAGCGATGGCAGAGTGATGATTGACAGTGCAGGGAAGTATGGCGCGGGGCTTGCGCTGGAAGTAATTGGAGAAGGACTTGGAAAATTAAATGTGGCTCCGGATGATATTCTGATTAGCAATAAATTAGGTTGGTTCCGCGTGCCATTAACTACCAAAGAGCCAACATTTGAGCCTGGTGCCTGGGCAAATCTGAAACACGATGCTGTTCAGAAAATCAGTTACTCCGGAATTTTGGAATGTTGGGAACAGGGGTGCGAGCTTTTAGGAGGGCGATATAAACCTCTGATTGTATCGGTACACGATCCGGATGAATATCTTGAAGCGGCAACAGATGCCGCAGACAGGGAAGCACGTTTGAACGATATACTGGGAGCTTATAAAGCATTATTTGAACTAAAAGAGAAAGGTGAAGTAAAAGCGGTTGGAATAGGCTCCAAAGACTGGCTTGTGATAAAGGAACTGTATGAGAAAGTAAAGTTCGACTGGGTTATGTTTGCAAACAAATTTACCTTGTTTCATCACCCCAAACCTGTTGTTGATTTTATCGGACAATTGGGCAAAGATTCGGTGTGTATTATTAACTCAGCCATTTTTAATGCCGGTTTTATTACAGGTGGCGAATATTTCGACTATAGAATTGTAAACCGGTCGGATCCTGAAGATAAGCATTTGTTTGACTGGAGGGATAAACTATTTGCCATTTGCGAAAAACACAATGTTACACCCGGTGAAGCATGTTTAAAGTTTTCATTTTCTGCTCCTCAGGTTTGCTCCGTTGCGCTTAACCCGAGCAAACCCAAAAGGATGGCAGGGAATAAGGAAATTTTAAAGATGGAACTTCCGGCAGAGTTCTGGCAGGATCTAAAAAATGAATCTGTTATCGATTCGAACTATAAATACCTCTGA
- a CDS encoding zinc-binding alcohol dehydrogenase family protein → MNAIEITKPGEISVVEREMPQMGENDVLLKLKYVGFCGSDRSTFLGKNPLVQYPRIPGHEISAVIEKVGENVPATFEEGQNVTVVPYTNCGQCNSCKQKRFNACLHNQTLGVQRDGAMTEFIVVPWEKVLADAELSEIQLALVEPITVGFHAVDNGKVSDLDTVLVFGCGMIGSGAIIRASLRGATVIAVDIDDVKLEVAKKLGADYVINSGIQNLHQELKKITRENGPTVVIEAAGNPETYRAAIEEVAFAGRVVCIGYAATDVSFATKLWVQKELVITGSRNANSSDFEAVIKYLKNNQPDENIFVSKTVSPNDAPGAMRDWSEAPGEIMKILVQF, encoded by the coding sequence ATGAATGCTATAGAGATTACAAAACCGGGAGAGATTAGCGTGGTTGAACGGGAAATGCCGCAAATGGGAGAAAATGATGTTCTTTTAAAACTGAAGTACGTTGGTTTTTGCGGTTCAGACAGAAGTACCTTTTTGGGAAAAAATCCTTTGGTTCAATATCCAAGAATTCCGGGACATGAGATATCAGCAGTAATTGAAAAAGTGGGAGAGAACGTTCCGGCTACTTTCGAAGAAGGTCAGAATGTAACAGTGGTACCTTATACCAACTGTGGCCAGTGCAATTCATGTAAACAAAAGCGGTTTAATGCATGTCTGCATAATCAAACTCTTGGCGTACAGCGTGACGGAGCAATGACGGAATTTATAGTTGTGCCATGGGAGAAAGTGCTTGCAGATGCGGAACTGAGTGAAATTCAGCTTGCCCTCGTTGAACCAATAACTGTTGGATTTCATGCGGTTGATAACGGGAAGGTTAGTGATTTGGATACGGTGTTGGTATTTGGCTGCGGAATGATTGGAAGTGGCGCAATAATAAGGGCTTCGCTTCGGGGAGCAACTGTTATTGCTGTAGATATTGATGATGTAAAACTGGAAGTAGCTAAGAAATTGGGAGCTGATTATGTCATCAATTCAGGAATTCAAAATCTGCATCAGGAACTGAAAAAAATTACCCGTGAAAACGGACCAACTGTTGTGATTGAAGCGGCCGGAAATCCGGAAACATACCGGGCGGCAATAGAAGAAGTTGCTTTTGCCGGTCGGGTTGTATGTATTGGCTATGCAGCAACCGACGTGTCTTTTGCAACGAAGCTGTGGGTGCAAAAAGAATTGGTTATTACCGGTTCAAGAAACGCAAATTCCTCTGATTTTGAGGCTGTAATTAAGTACCTTAAAAATAATCAGCCTGATGAAAATATTTTTGTTTCTAAAACAGTAAGTCCGAACGATGCTCCCGGAGCCATGAGAGATTGGTCGGAAGCGCCCGGTGAAATAATGAAAATTCTCGTTCAGTTTTAA
- a CDS encoding alpha-L-fucosidase, which translates to MKNKMFYYPFFFLLMLLAGCDSNKEEKKAADIYQPTWESLEKVNPVPEWFKDAKFGIYFHWGVYSVPAFANEWYPKNMYGDNSRENKHHKEVYGDPVSEWPYHYFIQGAKDKRGNWAEFAPKLKSDGGEFDPAEWAQLFADAGARFAGPVAEHHDGFSMWDSKVNPWNAKDKGPEMDLVKVLADAIREKNMKLILSMHHAYNITGFYEHVPKTDDPELQKLYGQLGKEKNEEVWLEKHKEIIDNYQPDIIWQDFNLTEITDSVLLQFVAYYYNSANKWNKEVVNTYKDALNTDVAVLDYERGGPFELKDYYWLTDDAISRSSWCYTEGIAYYSAKAVLHSLFDRISKNGNLLLNISPKADGSIPQKQKDILLAMGNWLKKNGEAVYSTRAWVKFGEGPTEMGSGHPHGEGATFTTPVEGTSDDIRFTRSKDNKTLYAIVLGWPEDNTVTVESLAQGNIDLASLQSVSLLNHISQVNLEYNQEQDGLRVVLPAKQEDEMAYVIKFDFDGEIPGVHKTAEK; encoded by the coding sequence ATGAAAAACAAAATGTTTTACTATCCGTTTTTTTTTCTGCTGATGTTACTAGCCGGATGCGATTCTAATAAAGAGGAAAAGAAAGCAGCGGATATTTATCAACCCACATGGGAATCTCTTGAAAAAGTGAATCCTGTTCCCGAGTGGTTTAAAGATGCCAAGTTTGGTATCTATTTTCATTGGGGTGTTTATTCTGTTCCTGCTTTTGCCAACGAATGGTATCCCAAAAATATGTATGGTGATAATTCCCGCGAGAATAAGCATCATAAGGAAGTTTATGGCGATCCTGTATCGGAATGGCCCTATCATTATTTTATTCAGGGAGCAAAGGACAAACGGGGCAATTGGGCTGAATTTGCACCAAAGTTAAAATCGGATGGTGGAGAATTCGACCCGGCAGAATGGGCACAACTATTTGCCGATGCCGGCGCAAGGTTTGCAGGGCCGGTTGCCGAACACCATGATGGCTTTTCGATGTGGGACAGCAAAGTAAATCCCTGGAATGCCAAAGATAAAGGCCCTGAAATGGACCTTGTAAAAGTATTGGCTGATGCCATTCGTGAAAAAAATATGAAATTGATTCTTTCAATGCATCATGCTTATAATATTACCGGTTTTTACGAACATGTCCCCAAAACGGATGATCCGGAACTTCAAAAATTATATGGGCAATTGGGCAAAGAAAAAAATGAAGAGGTTTGGCTGGAAAAACACAAGGAAATTATTGACAATTATCAGCCAGATATAATTTGGCAGGATTTTAACCTTACTGAGATTACTGATTCCGTTTTACTGCAGTTTGTAGCTTATTATTATAATTCAGCCAATAAATGGAATAAGGAGGTTGTAAACACCTATAAAGATGCTCTGAATACCGATGTTGCTGTTTTGGACTATGAGCGCGGAGGGCCTTTTGAACTCAAAGATTACTATTGGCTGACGGATGATGCCATTAGTCGTTCCAGCTGGTGTTACACGGAAGGAATTGCTTACTATTCAGCAAAGGCGGTCCTTCACAGTTTATTTGACCGCATCAGTAAAAACGGAAACCTGCTCTTGAATATTTCTCCAAAAGCCGATGGCAGCATTCCGCAAAAACAAAAAGATATTCTTCTGGCTATGGGAAATTGGCTCAAAAAAAATGGAGAAGCAGTTTATTCTACGCGGGCATGGGTAAAATTTGGCGAGGGACCAACAGAAATGGGATCAGGTCACCCTCATGGTGAAGGCGCTACATTCACCACTCCGGTAGAAGGAACTTCGGATGATATTCGATTTACACGAAGTAAGGACAACAAAACGCTGTATGCTATTGTACTTGGCTGGCCTGAAGATAACACTGTAACAGTTGAATCACTTGCTCAGGGAAATATCGATTTGGCCTCACTACAGTCGGTTTCCCTGCTAAATCATATTTCACAGGTGAATCTCGAATACAACCAGGAACAGGATGGATTACGTGTTGTTTTACCCGCAAAGCAGGAAGATGAAATGGCATACGTGATTAAATTTGATTTTGATGGAGAAATTCCAGGGGTGCATAAAACAGCAGAAAAATAA
- a CDS encoding helix-turn-helix transcriptional regulator, translated as MGTLNGNATALLISKELGITKEGARKHLLNLSEANLVEATVKSEGVGRPSTYYSLTDKGLSGFPDTHADITVQLLRSVKKLLGDNALDLLISDREKSVYERYEKELGNSESLEQKLNVLSKIRSQEGYMAEWKKEDNSYFLVENHCPICAAATECQGFCRSELQNFKKLIGPEYDIERVENGNRCIYKIKKSG; from the coding sequence ATGGGAACACTAAATGGTAATGCAACAGCGCTTCTCATTTCAAAAGAGCTGGGTATTACCAAAGAAGGAGCCAGAAAACATTTGCTTAACCTCTCCGAGGCAAATCTTGTGGAAGCAACTGTTAAAAGTGAAGGTGTGGGCCGTCCGTCTACATATTATTCGCTTACAGACAAAGGCTTGTCCGGATTTCCTGATACTCATGCCGATATAACGGTTCAGTTATTAAGGTCGGTGAAAAAACTACTGGGAGATAATGCATTGGATCTTCTTATCAGCGACAGAGAAAAAAGTGTGTACGAGCGATATGAAAAAGAATTGGGAAATTCCGAATCGCTTGAGCAAAAACTGAATGTATTGAGCAAAATACGATCACAGGAAGGCTATATGGCAGAGTGGAAAAAGGAAGACAATAGCTATTTTCTCGTTGAGAACCACTGCCCAATTTGTGCCGCAGCAACCGAATGCCAGGGATTTTGCAGATCAGAATTGCAAAACTTTAAAAAGCTAATTGGTCCGGAATACGATATAGAAAGAGTAGAAAATGGAAACCGTTGTATTTATAAAATTAAAAAGTCAGGCTAA
- a CDS encoding TetR/AcrR family transcriptional regulator, whose protein sequence is MSKAERTRQFIIEKAAPIINRKGIAGTSISDIMEATQLAKGCLYGNFLNKDEICLEAFNYLTRQHANEREALLNKYPSAREKLSAYLEHFKEGKFREEFGGCPVLNFGTESDDTNPEIKERVHQVIQVSQKYLENILTSGIDNGEFHPELNAKRVALKFYAMLEGSVLISRVSNDNKQVDEIIVSIKEEIELFSI, encoded by the coding sequence ATGAGTAAAGCAGAACGAACACGGCAGTTTATCATTGAAAAAGCAGCTCCAATAATTAACCGCAAGGGAATAGCAGGTACTTCAATCAGTGATATTATGGAGGCAACACAGTTGGCCAAGGGCTGTTTGTATGGCAATTTTTTGAATAAAGATGAGATTTGTCTGGAAGCTTTCAATTACCTTACCCGGCAACACGCAAATGAAAGGGAGGCGCTTTTGAACAAGTATCCCAGCGCCAGGGAAAAATTGTCTGCCTACCTGGAGCATTTTAAAGAGGGTAAATTCAGGGAGGAATTTGGCGGCTGCCCTGTGCTCAACTTTGGAACTGAATCAGATGACACCAACCCGGAGATCAAAGAAAGAGTTCACCAGGTGATTCAGGTATCGCAGAAATACCTTGAGAACATACTCACGTCGGGAATTGATAATGGCGAATTTCACCCTGAGCTGAATGCTAAAAGAGTGGCTCTTAAGTTTTATGCCATGCTGGAAGGTAGCGTACTTATTAGTCGGGTTAGTAATGACAATAAACAAGTGGATGAGATTATTGTATCGATAAAAGAAGAAATCGAATTATTCAGTATATAA